One Gemmatimonadaceae bacterium genomic region harbors:
- a CDS encoding SET domain-containing protein-lysine N-methyltransferase — translation MRRSPVQGLGGFAIHHIPAGTRLIEYAGERITPAESEARYPDVPGERHHTYLFAIDDAVVVDAAVNGNEARFLNHSCAPNCDAVIDEGRIWIETLHDIEPGEELVYDYAYVLNERHTPAAKRRYPCHCGAITCRGTILAKKR, via the coding sequence ATCCGTCGCTCGCCCGTTCAGGGCCTGGGCGGCTTCGCCATACATCACATTCCTGCTGGTACGCGTCTCATTGAGTACGCCGGTGAACGCATTACGCCGGCGGAATCGGAGGCGCGCTATCCGGACGTGCCCGGCGAGCGCCATCACACCTACCTCTTTGCCATCGACGATGCGGTGGTGGTTGACGCGGCGGTCAACGGCAACGAGGCGCGTTTTCTCAACCATTCGTGTGCGCCCAACTGTGACGCCGTCATCGATGAGGGCCGGATCTGGATTGAAACGCTGCACGACATCGAGCCGGGTGAGGAACTGGTATACGACTACGCCTACGTCCTGAACGAACGCCACACCCCCGCCGCCAAGCGCCGCTACCCCTGCCATTGCGGGGCCATCACCTGTCGGGGGACCATCCTCGCCAAAAAGCGGTGA
- a CDS encoding c-type cytochrome — protein MRSWSVAVAVVVTSAALGCAHAKTEPAAAAASPVAARPEPGRGGPPGEGRGGAPAGPRRAPQPPNWERQDSVRRALVAEVLKSVEGRENEPAGKVFKNVQLNKAMPVKEFLAMMNEQYGRSVGASCTGCHANTNVAGVLKVDYASEEPKKKQIARQMERMTQSINKDLSKVKELDQPYIRTTCVVCHRGAEHMPTTMEPLKNTESPPTRKKS, from the coding sequence ATGCGGTCGTGGTCCGTTGCAGTCGCCGTTGTTGTCACCAGCGCCGCCCTGGGGTGTGCGCATGCCAAAACTGAACCGGCCGCAGCGGCGGCGTCGCCAGTGGCCGCCAGGCCGGAGCCGGGCCGAGGGGGTCCTCCGGGTGAAGGACGGGGCGGCGCGCCGGCGGGTCCGCGCCGCGCACCGCAGCCACCCAATTGGGAGCGTCAGGACTCCGTGCGCCGGGCCCTGGTGGCCGAGGTGCTCAAGTCGGTTGAAGGACGCGAGAACGAACCGGCCGGCAAGGTTTTCAAGAACGTGCAGTTGAACAAGGCCATGCCGGTCAAGGAATTCCTGGCGATGATGAACGAGCAGTACGGGCGCAGCGTGGGCGCCAGCTGCACCGGATGCCACGCCAACACCAACGTGGCCGGTGTGCTCAAGGTGGACTACGCCAGCGAAGAGCCCAAGAAGAAGCAGATCGCCCGGCAGATGGAACGCATGACGCAGTCCATCAACAAGGATCTGTCAAAGGTGAAGGAGCTCGACCAGCCCTATATCAGGACCACGTGCGTGGTGTGTCACCGTGGTGCGGAGCACATGCCCACCACCATGGAGCCACTCAAGAACACGGAATCGCCACCAACACGGAAGAAAAGCTGA
- a CDS encoding GNAT family N-acetyltransferase, with translation MPALPRPTHQLRIRHATPDDAAAVAEISQRIFTRTFGPDNDPAQLAAYVKSAFSESLQLAEINDPACTYLLVEVDGALGAFALLRHGATHPSVHGDMPVEIQRFYVDHDFHGSGVAAHLMEACLTTAQSRGGRTLWLGVWEENPKAIRFYEKHDFVEVGKTQFHMGTDVQHDRVMARAIGSARVPDKVNLADAFTRIDEHWQPRIAGSLNGQDVKLVKFQGEFVWHHHEHEDEMFLVHRGRFTMEFRDRSVTLEAGDFLIVPRGVEHRPVAEHEVEVLLFEPTGTLNTGNVHNERTVAQPRAL, from the coding sequence ATGCCCGCACTCCCTCGCCCCACCCACCAGCTCCGCATCCGTCACGCGACGCCGGACGATGCCGCCGCCGTCGCCGAGATCTCTCAGCGGATCTTCACCCGGACCTTCGGCCCCGACAACGACCCCGCGCAACTCGCGGCTTACGTCAAGTCGGCATTCAGCGAGTCGCTACAACTGGCGGAAATCAATGATCCCGCCTGCACGTACCTTTTGGTTGAGGTAGACGGCGCGCTGGGCGCCTTCGCGCTGTTGCGGCACGGCGCCACCCATCCCAGCGTGCACGGCGACATGCCAGTGGAGATCCAGCGGTTCTATGTCGACCACGATTTCCACGGCAGCGGTGTCGCGGCGCATCTGATGGAGGCGTGTCTCACGACAGCGCAATCGCGCGGCGGGCGCACCCTCTGGCTGGGTGTGTGGGAAGAAAATCCGAAAGCCATCCGCTTCTATGAGAAGCACGACTTCGTGGAGGTTGGAAAGACACAGTTTCATATGGGCACCGACGTGCAGCACGATCGCGTGATGGCGCGAGCGATTGGATCGGCGCGGGTGCCCGACAAGGTGAATCTGGCCGACGCGTTCACGCGCATTGACGAACACTGGCAGCCGCGGATTGCCGGCTCGCTCAACGGACAGGATGTGAAACTGGTGAAGTTCCAGGGGGAGTTCGTCTGGCATCACCATGAACACGAGGATGAAATGTTTCTCGTGCATCGCGGTCGCTTCACCATGGAGTTTCGCGACCGCAGTGTGACCCTCGAGGCCGGCGACTTTTTGATCGTGCCACGCGGCGTCGAGCATCGGCCGGTGGCCGAACATGAGGTGGAAGTGCTGCTGTTCGAGCCGACGGGAACGCTCAATACCGGCAACGTGCACAACGAACGCACCGTTGCTCAGCCCAGAGCGTTGTAG
- a CDS encoding patatin-like phospholipase family protein — MRSVLSVVLVMAFLPGCATIHRPPTTLPQLQQDAAEAARAEQVTRDSVLARLVRRAAMRGDKTLDVLMLSGGGQNGAFGAGFLRGWRSRAEASLPTFDLVTGISTGALQAPYALLGTAAAIDTLSELYRQAQDRVAPTFDWWFWLKRTGGLVNTARYDRALDQSINGEFRDALRGAFAVDRQIVFGTTDYDLGTGRTWALNDALDSTANGLARSRQLLKAATAIPGVFPPVMVDGHVHGDGGVITNVLPLLTYGDYERLATMLAERGLRGVTIRVYVLMNLWAHAEPKIITPSNRKQIATRSNYMLFYAHQPQTLELLDVLARAVSTGIPGLRVEFRVATLPSEEALAPGAEKLFDRDFMHRLDALGFAKARGAAPWDVVPSAYARPGAPAR; from the coding sequence GTGCGTAGCGTTCTCTCGGTGGTGCTGGTGATGGCGTTCTTGCCCGGCTGCGCGACCATTCACCGCCCACCCACCACGCTGCCGCAACTACAGCAGGATGCGGCGGAGGCTGCTCGCGCCGAACAGGTCACGCGCGACAGCGTGTTGGCGCGTTTGGTGCGTCGGGCGGCGATGCGCGGTGACAAGACGTTGGACGTGCTGATGCTCTCGGGCGGCGGACAGAACGGCGCGTTTGGCGCGGGATTCCTACGCGGTTGGCGCTCACGCGCAGAGGCGAGTCTGCCGACGTTCGATCTGGTGACGGGCATCAGTACCGGCGCGCTGCAGGCGCCCTATGCGCTGCTGGGCACTGCGGCCGCCATCGATACGTTGAGCGAGCTGTATCGACAGGCGCAGGACCGAGTCGCCCCGACCTTCGACTGGTGGTTCTGGCTCAAACGAACAGGCGGCCTGGTCAACACGGCGCGGTACGATCGTGCGCTGGATCAGAGTATCAACGGAGAGTTCCGCGATGCACTGCGGGGCGCGTTTGCGGTGGATCGCCAGATTGTGTTCGGCACCACCGACTACGACCTGGGAACGGGTCGCACCTGGGCACTGAACGATGCGCTGGACAGCACGGCCAACGGTCTGGCGCGCAGTCGCCAGCTGCTGAAAGCGGCCACGGCCATTCCAGGCGTCTTTCCACCGGTGATGGTGGACGGGCATGTGCATGGCGACGGCGGTGTGATCACCAACGTGTTACCGTTGCTGACCTACGGTGACTACGAGCGACTGGCCACCATGCTGGCCGAGCGGGGGCTGCGTGGCGTGACCATTCGCGTGTATGTCCTGATGAACCTGTGGGCACATGCCGAGCCCAAAATCATCACGCCGTCCAATCGCAAGCAGATCGCCACGCGATCGAACTACATGCTGTTCTACGCGCACCAGCCGCAGACCCTGGAATTGCTGGACGTGCTGGCGCGTGCGGTGAGCACGGGAATTCCGGGGCTGCGCGTGGAGTTTCGCGTGGCGACGCTGCCATCGGAGGAAGCGCTGGCGCCGGGGGCCGAAAAGCTGTTCGACCGCGACTTCATGCATCGATTGGATGCGTTGGGGTTTGCCAAGGCGCGCGGTGCGGCGCCGTGGGATGTGGTGCCGTCGGCGTATGCGCGGCCGGGCGCGCCGGCGCGCTAG
- a CDS encoding TfoX/Sxy family protein, which yields MAVSANYRAFILDQLGRVLPAVRARGMFGGVGVYSADLFFALMDNDTLYFKVDDETRSDFEAIGMGPFRPFGEGGEVMQYYEVSADLIEDPERLAEWAEKAVDVARRARMRRPRKGGKRA from the coding sequence ATGGCCGTCAGTGCGAATTATCGCGCGTTCATTCTGGACCAGCTGGGTCGGGTGCTGCCGGCGGTTCGCGCCCGTGGCATGTTTGGCGGCGTGGGCGTGTATAGCGCCGACCTGTTCTTCGCCTTGATGGACAACGACACGTTGTACTTCAAGGTCGATGACGAAACACGATCAGACTTCGAGGCCATCGGCATGGGCCCGTTCCGGCCGTTTGGCGAAGGTGGTGAAGTCATGCAGTACTACGAAGTGTCGGCCGACCTGATCGAGGATCCGGAGCGACTGGCGGAGTGGGCGGAGAAGGCGGTGGACGTTGCCCGGCGCGCGCGAATGCGACGACCCAGAAAGGGCGGGAAACGTGCGTAG
- a CDS encoding RidA family protein, which yields MTKWLGGLLCLSAIVLSACADEDGESREGPPKIEFLTPYGPPKNPFSPAVRVGDMLYLAGQIGTDSTGALVAGGIEAETRQTLKNIADVLSKTGSSMERVVKCTAFLADMKEWPAMNGIYATFFPVNKPARSAFGATALALNARVEIECLAVVGK from the coding sequence ATGACGAAGTGGCTGGGAGGACTGCTGTGTCTGAGCGCGATCGTGTTGTCGGCCTGCGCGGACGAAGACGGCGAGTCGCGCGAGGGACCGCCGAAGATCGAGTTCCTGACACCATACGGTCCACCGAAGAACCCCTTTTCACCGGCGGTGCGCGTGGGCGACATGCTCTACCTGGCCGGCCAGATCGGTACGGACAGCACGGGGGCGCTGGTGGCGGGTGGCATTGAAGCGGAAACTCGGCAAACGCTCAAGAACATCGCCGATGTGCTGTCAAAAACCGGCTCGTCCATGGAGCGCGTGGTGAAGTGCACCGCGTTTCTGGCGGACATGAAGGAGTGGCCGGCCATGAACGGCATCTATGCGACGTTCTTCCCGGTCAACAAGCCGGCACGCAGCGCGTTCGGGGCCACGGCGCTGGCGCTCAATGCGCGCGTGGAGATCGAGTGCCTCGCCGTGGTTGGCAAGTAA
- a CDS encoding YaeQ family protein has product MALTSTVYTFDITLSNVDRGCYESLALRVAMHPSESPEYFTARVFAYCLEYAEGIVFSKGVSDADDPTISVRDLTGAMKVWIEIGAPDAARLHKAAKASPQVAVYTHRDPAQVQRQWTGERIHRSADIPLFAIDRDLIAAFCERLERRMKFSLSVTDGMIYLDVNGATLSGAVTQWSLQPA; this is encoded by the coding sequence ATGGCGCTGACCTCAACCGTGTACACGTTCGACATCACCCTGTCGAACGTGGATCGGGGGTGTTACGAGTCGCTGGCGCTGCGGGTGGCCATGCATCCGTCGGAATCGCCGGAGTATTTCACGGCGCGCGTGTTCGCGTACTGTCTGGAATACGCCGAAGGGATCGTGTTTTCCAAGGGCGTGTCCGACGCCGACGATCCCACGATATCCGTGCGCGACCTGACGGGGGCAATGAAAGTCTGGATCGAAATCGGTGCACCCGATGCGGCACGCCTGCACAAGGCCGCCAAGGCGTCACCGCAGGTGGCCGTGTACACGCACCGCGATCCGGCGCAGGTGCAGCGGCAGTGGACGGGTGAGCGCATTCATCGGTCGGCGGACATTCCGCTGTTTGCGATTGACCGGGATCTCATAGCGGCATTTTGTGAGCGCCTCGAACGTCGCATGAAGTTTTCGTTGTCGGTCACCGACGGCATGATCTACCTCGACGTGAACGGAGCGACGCTGTCGGGTGCGGTCACCCAGTGGTCGTTGCAGCCGGCGTGA
- a CDS encoding branched-chain amino acid transaminase gives MSRIEATEWIWKDGGFIRWDDAQVHVLSHSMQFGSAAFEGIRCYHTPKGPAVFRLREHLTRLVNSVKIYRIELAYSIDDMIDATRELVVRNNVESCYIRPMVVRGYGASGMVPFESPIEVYIPCWPWGAYLGDEALANGVDACVSSWHRMAPNTVPALAKIAGNYLSGQLIKMEALANGYAEGIALSTHGTVSEGSGQNVFLVVDGGLITTPLDGSLLGGITRATIMALAKREGLAVQEQAIPREMLYMADEVFFTGTAAELTPVRSVDRINIGAGKPGPVTKRIQKAFLDIAHGRADDTFGWLTHVR, from the coding sequence ATGAGCCGTATCGAAGCAACCGAGTGGATCTGGAAGGACGGCGGGTTCATTCGCTGGGACGACGCCCAGGTCCATGTATTGAGCCATTCGATGCAGTTCGGGTCGGCGGCGTTCGAGGGCATCCGGTGTTATCACACGCCAAAGGGACCGGCGGTGTTCCGCTTGCGCGAGCATCTCACGCGGTTGGTCAATTCGGTGAAGATCTACCGGATAGAGCTGGCCTATTCGATTGACGACATGATCGATGCCACGCGCGAGCTGGTGGTGCGCAACAACGTCGAATCGTGCTACATCCGTCCGATGGTGGTGCGCGGGTACGGTGCCTCGGGCATGGTGCCGTTCGAAAGTCCCATCGAGGTGTATATCCCGTGCTGGCCGTGGGGCGCGTATCTGGGTGATGAAGCGCTGGCGAATGGGGTGGATGCGTGCGTGTCCAGTTGGCATCGCATGGCGCCCAACACGGTGCCGGCGCTGGCCAAGATTGCCGGCAACTATCTGAGCGGACAGTTGATCAAGATGGAAGCGCTGGCCAACGGGTACGCGGAAGGCATTGCGCTCTCCACGCATGGCACCGTCAGCGAAGGCTCCGGTCAGAATGTGTTCCTGGTGGTGGACGGCGGGTTGATCACCACGCCGCTTGACGGTTCGTTGCTGGGCGGCATCACGCGGGCCACCATCATGGCCCTCGCCAAGCGAGAGGGCCTTGCGGTGCAGGAACAGGCCATCCCGCGCGAAATGCTGTACATGGCCGACGAAGTGTTTTTCACTGGCACCGCGGCCGAACTGACACCGGTGCGCAGTGTCGATCGGATCAACATCGGCGCCGGCAAGCCGGGTCCCGTCACGAAGCGTATCCAGAAGGCGTTTCTCGATATTGCCCACGGGCGTGCCGATGACACGTTCGGCTGGTTGACGCATGTACGCTAA
- a CDS encoding SDR family oxidoreductase, translated as MDYGIRGKVALVCGASKGIAYATAEALAREGCALAICSRDADAIAAAASRLEALGAPVLSMVADLSTVEGLEAVVRDTTARYGQVDILVANTGGPPTGPAMEHDWAAWTRASELLLRSAVELTRAFVPGMRARKWGRVISITSKAVKEPVPSLVLSNSLRAAVTGYLRTLANEVAADGVTVNTVLPGFTATERLESLAAATTQRTGATRDAVYAGWVAQTPAGRLGRPDELAATIAFLASHGAGFITGQAILVDGGTVNTLL; from the coding sequence ATGGACTACGGAATTCGCGGCAAGGTGGCGCTGGTGTGCGGGGCCAGCAAAGGCATCGCGTACGCCACGGCCGAGGCGTTGGCGCGCGAAGGTTGTGCGCTGGCCATCTGTTCACGCGATGCGGATGCGATTGCGGCGGCGGCGTCGCGATTGGAAGCGCTCGGTGCACCGGTGTTGTCGATGGTGGCCGATCTCTCCACCGTGGAAGGCCTCGAGGCGGTCGTGCGAGATACCACGGCGCGCTATGGACAGGTCGATATTCTCGTGGCCAACACCGGTGGTCCGCCTACCGGGCCGGCCATGGAACACGACTGGGCGGCGTGGACACGCGCCAGCGAACTGCTGTTGCGCAGCGCGGTTGAACTGACGCGGGCATTCGTACCGGGGATGCGTGCACGGAAGTGGGGACGCGTGATCAGCATTACCTCGAAGGCGGTCAAGGAACCGGTTCCGTCGTTGGTGTTGAGCAATAGTTTGCGCGCGGCGGTGACCGGATACCTGCGGACATTGGCGAACGAAGTCGCTGCCGACGGTGTCACCGTGAACACCGTCCTCCCCGGATTTACCGCGACGGAGCGATTGGAGTCACTGGCGGCCGCCACCACGCAGCGCACGGGCGCGACGCGTGATGCGGTGTATGCCGGATGGGTTGCACAGACACCGGCAGGGCGTCTTGGACGTCCCGACGAATTGGCCGCGACCATCGCATTCCTCGCGTCACACGGCGCGGGCTTCATTACCGGGCAAGCCATTCTGGTTGATGGTGGCACTGTCAATACCCTGTTGTAG
- a CDS encoding cupin domain-containing protein: MQPTRKLAWTDVPLEQLSPLISRQLIYSERMMLAHVHLKKGAIVPAHDHHNEQFTYILSGALRFWIGEHADAPGDTFTDVHAGEVLVIPSHVRHRAEALEDTLDVDVFDPPRQDWLDGSDAYLRGTR, from the coding sequence ATGCAGCCCACTCGCAAACTCGCCTGGACCGACGTCCCGCTCGAACAGTTATCGCCGCTGATCAGTCGGCAGCTCATCTACTCCGAGCGCATGATGCTGGCGCACGTGCATCTCAAGAAGGGCGCCATCGTGCCGGCGCATGATCATCACAACGAGCAGTTCACGTACATCCTGTCGGGCGCGCTGCGCTTCTGGATTGGCGAACACGCCGATGCGCCGGGGGACACGTTTACCGACGTGCACGCGGGCGAGGTGCTGGTGATTCCCAGTCACGTGCGTCACCGGGCCGAAGCGTTGGAAGACACGTTGGATGTGGACGTGTTCGATCCGCCGCGTCAGGATTGGCTGGACGGCAGCGACGCGTATCTGCGCGGTACGCGCTAG
- a CDS encoding NAD(P)H-binding protein, translating to MIVAVFGASGRTGRAFVQLAAEAGLLQRLHYRTAPAEPSPDTATVVVGALNDPTAVREVLRGADAAVVFLGPHAKNPKVFCAAATKAIIAGMRTQEVPRLICQTGAMIGAMPGNVSIGLKLMSFGVRRTGQSEIMDDRDEQERLVRNSKLNWMLVKPPRLTDEAGGEVLAGPAVKVGLGSHCSRTALARLLVGELERPTVAATPMYVRDV from the coding sequence ATGATTGTGGCGGTGTTCGGCGCTTCGGGGCGCACGGGCCGGGCGTTCGTGCAGCTCGCTGCGGAAGCGGGACTGCTGCAACGCCTGCATTACCGCACCGCGCCGGCCGAGCCATCGCCTGATACGGCGACGGTGGTGGTGGGCGCGTTGAATGATCCGACGGCCGTTCGCGAAGTGCTGCGCGGCGCCGATGCCGCCGTGGTGTTTCTGGGACCGCACGCAAAGAACCCCAAGGTGTTCTGCGCGGCCGCCACGAAAGCGATCATTGCCGGCATGCGCACGCAGGAAGTGCCGCGCCTCATCTGCCAGACCGGTGCGATGATCGGCGCCATGCCAGGCAACGTGTCCATCGGACTCAAGCTCATGTCGTTCGGGGTGCGCCGTACCGGCCAATCCGAAATCATGGATGATCGCGACGAGCAGGAGCGTCTGGTGCGCAACAGCAAGTTGAACTGGATGCTGGTAAAACCGCCGCGTCTGACCGATGAAGCCGGCGGCGAGGTGTTGGCCGGACCGGCCGTCAAGGTGGGGTTGGGCAGCCATTGCTCTCGCACGGCACTGGCGCGGTTGTTGGTTGGAGAACTCGAGCGGCCGACGGTGGCCGCGACGCCCATGTATGTGAGAGACGTGTAA
- a CDS encoding formate--tetrahydrofolate ligase — MSSSVQPRVPSDIEIAQAARMRPITEVAADIGLAPDDIDQYGRYKAKLPLALATQPAKGRLVLVTAISPTPAGEGKSTVSVGLSQALRRLGKNAILCMREPSLGPVFGVKGGAAGGGYSQVLPMDDINLHFTGDFHAISSAHALLSALMDNHLYHGNALGLDTKRITWPRTIDMNDRALRQAIIGVGTGNGAVREERWVIIPASEVMAIVALASSAADLEQRLGNIIVGATAGSTKQPVRARDLGATGAMTLLLKDALRPNLVQTLEGGPAFIHAGPFGNIAHGCNSLVATRSALALGEIVVTEAGFGSDLGAEKFFDIKCRAGGLRPEAAVLVATVRSLKMQGGLPKNALDQEDLGALERGLPHLAHHIANVRQFGVPVVVAVNRRLTDTEAEVAMVMDYAAKHGTPVTMCDVWAKGGEGGEALAQEVLRLLAEGTADFKPLYDAALPIRDKLNTIATRVYGADGVDVTPAAQRSIEYLESIGMGTTPVCIAKTQYSLTDDATRLGTPKGFRLTVNEVYGSAGAGFVVAKCGDIMTMPGLSKKPAAEGMKLRPDGTIEGLS; from the coding sequence ATGTCGTCGTCTGTCCAACCCCGAGTCCCCTCCGATATCGAAATCGCGCAGGCCGCGCGGATGCGTCCGATCACGGAGGTCGCCGCCGATATCGGTTTGGCTCCCGACGACATCGACCAGTACGGACGCTACAAGGCCAAGCTGCCCCTCGCTCTCGCCACCCAGCCGGCCAAGGGACGACTCGTGCTGGTGACTGCGATCAGTCCGACCCCTGCGGGCGAGGGCAAGAGCACCGTCAGCGTGGGGCTTTCCCAGGCGCTGCGCCGCCTCGGCAAGAACGCCATTCTCTGCATGCGCGAGCCCAGTCTGGGACCGGTGTTCGGCGTGAAGGGTGGGGCCGCCGGCGGCGGATATTCGCAGGTCCTGCCAATGGACGACATCAACCTCCATTTCACGGGCGACTTTCACGCCATCTCCAGCGCCCACGCGCTGTTGTCGGCGCTCATGGACAATCACCTGTACCATGGCAATGCCCTCGGACTCGACACCAAGCGAATCACCTGGCCGAGGACCATCGACATGAACGACCGCGCGCTGCGTCAGGCCATTATCGGCGTTGGCACCGGCAATGGCGCCGTGCGGGAAGAACGCTGGGTGATCATCCCCGCCAGCGAAGTCATGGCCATTGTGGCGCTCGCCTCCAGCGCCGCCGATCTGGAGCAGCGGCTGGGCAATATCATTGTCGGTGCCACCGCCGGCAGTACCAAACAACCGGTGCGCGCGCGCGACCTTGGCGCCACGGGCGCGATGACCCTGCTGCTCAAGGACGCCTTGCGTCCCAATCTCGTGCAGACGCTGGAAGGCGGACCTGCCTTCATTCACGCCGGGCCGTTTGGCAACATCGCGCACGGGTGCAACAGCCTGGTGGCCACACGCAGCGCGCTGGCGCTCGGTGAGATCGTGGTGACTGAAGCCGGGTTCGGTTCCGACCTGGGCGCCGAGAAGTTCTTCGACATCAAGTGCCGCGCCGGTGGACTTCGGCCGGAGGCTGCCGTCCTGGTGGCCACTGTGCGCTCGCTCAAGATGCAGGGTGGCCTGCCCAAGAACGCGCTCGATCAGGAAGACCTTGGCGCGCTGGAGCGCGGGTTGCCGCATCTCGCGCATCACATCGCCAATGTCCGCCAGTTCGGCGTGCCCGTGGTGGTCGCCGTCAACCGCCGGCTTACCGACACGGAAGCCGAAGTGGCGATGGTGATGGACTACGCCGCCAAGCATGGTACGCCGGTGACGATGTGCGATGTGTGGGCCAAGGGCGGTGAGGGTGGTGAAGCGCTGGCGCAGGAGGTGCTGCGTCTGCTGGCCGAAGGCACCGCCGACTTCAAGCCGCTGTACGACGCCGCGCTGCCCATTCGCGACAAGCTCAACACCATTGCCACGCGTGTGTACGGCGCCGACGGCGTGGACGTCACACCGGCCGCGCAGCGGTCCATCGAGTATCTGGAGTCCATCGGCATGGGCACCACGCCGGTGTGCATCGCCAAGACGCAATACTCGCTCACCGACGATGCCACGCGACTCGGCACGCCGAAGGGATTCCGTCTCACCGTGAACGAGGTCTACGGATCGGCCGGCGCCGGATTCGTGGTGGCCAAGTGCGGCGACATCATGACCATGCCGGGGTTGTCGAAGAAGCCGGCCGCGGAAGGGATGAAGCTGCGGCCGGATGGCACCATTGAGGGGCTGAGTTGA
- a CDS encoding YigZ family protein, which produces MRSPSRRVHQVVARRVPDRVRRRAVGRVDRVVTERVPATPRYPIPAGRHRTELVIDRSRFVCTVTPTATVDEAQAFIREVQREFSDASHNCWAYVIGAPGSSDRIGLSDDGEPHGTAGRPMFTVLQHSGLGDIAAVVTRYFGGVKLGTGGLVKAYSAAVQQALESVPRVMRVTRVDVIVRVGYPAISAVQQLFPAFEVDVVEEAFGVDVMFHLRCPEEQAAGLRQAVMDVTRGQGEVETGDGRRKTGDVQPDA; this is translated from the coding sequence ATGCGGAGTCCAAGCCGGCGGGTGCACCAAGTCGTGGCGCGTCGGGTGCCGGATCGGGTTCGTCGGCGCGCCGTGGGCCGCGTCGACCGGGTCGTGACTGAACGCGTTCCCGCCACGCCGCGCTACCCGATTCCAGCGGGTCGACATCGCACGGAGCTGGTGATTGATCGCAGTCGGTTTGTGTGCACCGTCACGCCCACGGCCACCGTCGATGAGGCACAGGCGTTCATCCGCGAAGTCCAGCGCGAATTTTCCGATGCCTCGCACAACTGCTGGGCGTATGTGATCGGCGCACCGGGCAGTAGCGATCGTATTGGACTGAGCGACGACGGCGAACCGCATGGGACCGCCGGCCGCCCGATGTTCACCGTGCTGCAACACAGCGGACTGGGGGACATCGCCGCCGTGGTGACGCGCTATTTTGGCGGCGTGAAGCTGGGCACCGGTGGTCTGGTGAAAGCGTACAGCGCGGCCGTGCAACAGGCGCTGGAATCAGTGCCGCGCGTCATGCGCGTGACGCGCGTGGACGTGATCGTGCGCGTGGGGTATCCCGCCATCAGCGCCGTGCAACAGCTCTTTCCCGCATTTGAAGTGGACGTCGTTGAAGAAGCATTCGGCGTCGACGTGATGTTTCATCTGCGGTGCCCGGAGGAACAGGCGGCGGGACTGCGTCAAGCGGTGATGGATGTCACTCGGGGGCAGGGGGAAGTGGAGACGGGAGACGGGAGACGGAAGACGGGAGACGTCCAACCGGACGCTTGA